The Saccharopolyspora gloriosae genome has a segment encoding these proteins:
- a CDS encoding ATP-binding cassette domain-containing protein yields MSFTVQPGTVTGFLGPNGAGKSTTMRMILGLDRPTAGTVRVDGKDYHELTEPLRTVGALIDAKWVHPNRSAHAHLSWLARSNRIPMSRVDEVLEMVGLTAVAKRRAGGFSLGMSQRLGIAAALLGDPKILLFDEPVNGLDPEGIHWIRRFMRQLADEGRTVFVSSHLLSEMALTAENLVVVGKGELIAQCSTEEFVAGAGTGSLKVRSPHAARLRELLAVEGRTVLPFDAAKPDTIVVTGAETDQIGELAAAHQLVLHELAPQQGSLEEAFMQLTSQAVEYQTDFGGVLATAGEDAR; encoded by the coding sequence CTGTCGTTCACCGTCCAGCCCGGCACCGTGACCGGATTCCTCGGTCCCAACGGTGCGGGCAAGTCCACCACGATGCGCATGATCCTCGGCTTGGACCGCCCCACCGCCGGAACGGTCCGCGTCGACGGCAAGGACTACCACGAGCTCACCGAACCGCTGCGCACCGTCGGAGCGTTGATCGACGCCAAGTGGGTCCACCCGAACCGATCCGCGCACGCCCACCTGAGCTGGCTCGCGCGGTCCAACCGAATCCCGATGAGCCGCGTCGACGAAGTGCTCGAGATGGTGGGGCTCACCGCAGTGGCCAAGCGCCGTGCGGGCGGCTTCTCGCTCGGCATGTCGCAGCGCCTCGGCATCGCCGCCGCGCTGCTCGGGGACCCGAAGATCCTGCTGTTCGACGAACCCGTCAACGGACTCGACCCGGAGGGCATTCACTGGATCCGCCGGTTCATGCGGCAACTCGCCGACGAAGGCCGCACCGTGTTCGTCTCCAGCCACCTGCTGTCCGAAATGGCGCTGACCGCTGAAAACCTCGTCGTCGTCGGCAAAGGCGAACTGATCGCCCAGTGCAGCACCGAGGAATTCGTGGCGGGCGCCGGCACCGGATCGCTGAAGGTCCGCTCCCCGCACGCCGCCCGGCTGCGCGAACTGCTCGCCGTCGAAGGCCGCACCGTGCTCCCGTTCGACGCGGCGAAACCGGACACCATCGTCGTCACCGGTGCCGAAACCGACCAGATCGGTGAACTCGCCGCCGCGCACCAGCTCGTGCTGCACGAACTCGCTCCGCAGCAAGGCTCGTTGGAAGAAGCGTTCATGCAGCTCACCAGCCAAGCCGTGGAGTACCAGACCGATTTCGGCGGCGTGCTCGCCACCGCCGGGGAGGACGCCCGATGA